Proteins encoded in a region of the Vicia villosa cultivar HV-30 ecotype Madison, WI linkage group LG5, Vvil1.0, whole genome shotgun sequence genome:
- the LOC131603533 gene encoding ornithine aminotransferase, mitochondrial has translation MAATRQLHCLMRTVSRGTRFFAVATQSNASSSTQTIIDKEYQHSAHNYHPLPIVFAHAKGSSVWDPEGNKYIDFLSGYSAVNQGHCHPKILKALHDQADRLTVSSRAFYNDRFPVFAEYLTALFGYDMVLPMNTGAEGVETALKLARKWGYEKKKIPNDEALIVSCCGCFNGRTLGVISMSCDNEATRGFGPLMPGHLKVDFGDAEAIERIFKEKGDRIAAFILEPIQGEAGVVIPPDGYLKAVRDLCSKYNVLMIADEIQTGLARTGKMLACEWEDVRPDVVILGKALGGGIIPVSAVLADKDVMLCIKPGQHGSTFGGNPLASAVAIASLEVIKEERLAERSTKMGGELLGLLHKIQKKHPDHVKEVRGRGLFIGVELNSESLSPVSGFELSEKLKERGVLAKSTHDTIIRFTPPLCISADEIQQGSKALADVLEIDLPLLKKMKPKDAVPPAGPSPCDRCGRVVYG, from the exons ATGGCTGCCACACGACAACTTCACTGTTTGATGCGAACAGTTTCTAGAGGTACTAGGTTCTTCGCTGTTGCCACACAATCCAACGCTTCTTCCTCTACCCAAACAATCATCGACAAAGAATACCAACACAGTGCCCACAA CTATCATCCACTTCCCATTGTTTTTGCTCATGCTAAGGGTTCATCTGTGTGGGATCCAGAGGGAAATAAATATATTGATTTTCTATCTGGATATTCTGCGGTTAATCAG GGACACTGTCATCCTAAAATTCTGAAAGCCTTACATGATCAGGCGGATAGGTTGACGGTGAGCTCTCGCGCGTTCTATAATGATCGGTTTCCGGTTTTTGCTGAGTATTTGACAGCCTTGTTTGGTTATGATATGGTACTTCCTATGAATACTGGTGCTGAAGGTGTGGAAACAGCTTTGAAGTTGGCGAGAAAGTGGggttatgaaaagaaaaaaattcctAATGATGAG GCTCTTATTGTCTCATGTTGTGGCTGTTTCAATGGCCGAACATTGGGTGTCATATCTATGAGTTGTGACAATGAAGCTACGCGCGGTTTTGGTCCTTTAATGCCAGGCCATCTAAAAGTTGATTTTGGTGATGCAGAAGCTATTGAACGAATTTTCAAAg AAAAAGGAGACCGAATAGCTGCTTTTATTTTAGAACCTATCCAAGGGGAAGCAGGG GTGGTAATTCCCCCAGATGGCTATTTGAAAGCTGTTAGAGATCTTTGCTCCAAATACAACGTGTTGATGATTGCTGATGAAATACAAACTGGATTAGCAAGAACAGGGAAAATGTTGGCTTGTGAGTGGGAAGATGTTCGTCCTGATGTAGTG ATTCTAGGGAAAGCATTAGGTGGAGGAATTATACCAGTTAGTGCAGTTCTTGCCGACAAAGATGTGATGCTTTGTATTAAACCAGGACAGCATGGAAG TACTTTTGGAGGAAATCCATTGGCAAGTGCAGTTGCAATTGCCTCACTCGAAGTGATCAAAGAAGAGAGACTTGCCGAGAG ATCTACCAAAATGGGAGGCGAGCTTCTCGGGCTGCTGCATAAGATTCAGAAGAAACACCCGGACCACGTAAAGGAGGTGCGGGGAAGAGGTTTGTTTATTGGAGTGGAGCTTAACAGTGAAAGCTTGTCTCCCGTGTCAGGCTTTGAGTTAAGCGAAAAATTGAAAGAGAGAGGAGTTCTTGCCAAGTCAACACACGACACAATCATTCGCTTCACTCCCCCACTCTGCATAAG CGCGGATGAGATTCAACAAGGTTCTAAGGCCTTGGCTGATGTGCTGGAAATTGATCTACcattgttgaagaagatgaagccaAAAGACGCTGTTCCTCCAGCTGGGCCTAGTCCATGTGATCGTTGTGGTCGAGTTGTGTATGGTTAA
- the LOC131603532 gene encoding transcription factor TCP2-like codes for MEEEDEIQAQNSCKFPRVENEQENGNLNRFNSWHHHSSRIIRVSRASGGKDRHSKVMTSKGLRDRRVRLSVTTAIQFYDLQDRLGYDQPSKAVEWLIKSASDAISELPSLNNSLFTDPSDQQGGVDSSHDAEMVVENNGDNNYHQNQSQNLSLSKSGCSSTSETSKGSGLSLSRSDVRVSRVKARERARERTAKEKEKENHDSVSVSVNPLHHQHHQHQNVNVNSCSISQTASFTELLTGGINNVAARSPRRSVEEANFFNKARQQQQQQQQWSSSSAPMDHYFSPVLIGTPSSSRTHHHHQQHHQLGHSLHDHQSMTMSNSVSPFSSGENHSADQHQHQMQHQFSFIPDHVMQNVVTSSSTQPSGNNHNNDYNLNFTISSGLAGYNRGTLQSNSPSLLSHLQRFSVSSLDGSNNLPFFMAGGGGGGASTSSSPASGSPAPTTMENNHHHHHHHHQIQQNHPFSSVFDGSSLQLYSDQKGKPKN; via the coding sequence AGGGTGTCAAGAGCTTCTGGTGGAAAAGATAGGCACAGCAAGGTTATGACTTCAAAGGGTTTAAGAGACAGAAGGGTTAGGCTTTCTGTTACAACAGCTATTCAGTTCTATGATCTTCAAGATAGGTTGGGTTATGACCAACCTAGTAAAGCTGTTGAATGGCTTATAAAATCTGCTTCTGATGCTATTTCAGAATTACCTTCACTCAACAACTCATTGTTCACTGATCCTAGTGATCAACAAGGTGGTGTTGATTCATCTCATGATGCTGAAATGGTTGTGGAGAATAATGGTGACAacaattatcatcaaaatcaaagtcaGAATCTTTCTTTGTCTAAATCTGGTTGTAGTAGCACTTCTGAGACTAGTAAGGGTTCGGGTTTATCGCTTTCGAGATCTGATGTTCGTGTCAGCCGGGTTAAGGCGAGGGAGAGAGCGAGAGAAAGAACGGCGAAAGAGAAGGAAAAAGAAAATCATGATAGTGTTAGTGTAAGTGTTAATCCtcttcatcatcaacatcatcaacacCAGAATGTTAATGTTAACTCTTGTTCGATTTCTCAAACGGCTTCGTTCACCGAACTTCTTACCGGTGGAATCAACAATGTAGCTGCAAGGAGTCCAAGAAGGTCAGTTGAAGAAGCTAATTTCTTCAACAAAGCTCGACAACAACAGCAGCAACAACAGCAATGGAGTTCTTCTTCAGCACCAATGGATCATTACTTTAGTCCAGTGCTAATAGGAACTCCTTCATCATCAAGaacacatcatcatcatcaacaacatcatcaattaGGACATTCACTTCATGATCATCAATCCATGACAATGTCCAACTCAGTTTCACCGTTCAGTAGCGGTGAAAACCATTCTGCAGATCAGCATCAGCATCAGATGCAGCATCAGTTTTCTTTCATACCTGATCATGTGATGCAAAACGTGGTCACTTCTTCTTCTACTCAACCAAGCGGGAACAACCATAATAACGATTATAATCTCAACTTTACGATCTCATCGGGCCTTGCTGGTTACAATAGGGGGACCCTTCAGTCCAATTCACCGTCTCTTTTATCTCATCTTCAGAGGTTTTCAGTTTCATCTTTAGACGGATCCAACAATCTACCTTTTTTCATGGCAGGAGGAGGAGGCGGTGGCGCTTCCACTTCTTCCTCTCCTGCTTCTGGTTCACCTGCTCCTACTACAATGgagaataatcatcatcatcatcatcaccatcaccagATTCAACAAAACCATCCATTTTCATCTGTTTTTGATGGTAGCAGCTTGCAACTCTACTCAGATCAGAAAGGAAAACCCAAAAACTGA